One window of the Niallia circulans genome contains the following:
- the gnd gene encoding phosphogluconate dehydrogenase (NAD(+)-dependent, decarboxylating), which produces MNIGLIGLGKMGFNLALNMVDHKYSVTAFDINESAVKEISNKNVTGVNTIEKLVRNLPAPRVIWLMVPAGEVTENVLREVKKYVEAGDIIIDGGNSHYKDSKRRGLDLQELGIFYLDVGTSGGVDGARHGACMMIGGNKGIFDKVEGLFKDLCVENGYTYTGVSGSGHFLKMVHNGIEYGMMQSIAEGFELLEKSEYDFDNEGVAKVWNNGSVIRSWLMELAQNAFSKDSKLEGIKGVMHSSGEGKWTLETALDLQTAMPVTALSLMMRYRSLEEDTFSGKVVASLRNEFGGHSVESK; this is translated from the coding sequence ATGAACATCGGTCTTATAGGTTTAGGAAAAATGGGTTTTAACTTGGCTTTAAATATGGTGGACCATAAGTATAGTGTAACAGCTTTTGATATAAATGAAAGCGCTGTAAAAGAAATTTCTAATAAAAATGTAACAGGAGTTAATACAATTGAAAAATTAGTAAGAAATTTGCCAGCTCCAAGAGTAATTTGGCTAATGGTGCCAGCAGGTGAAGTAACGGAAAATGTCTTGCGTGAAGTAAAGAAATATGTGGAAGCAGGGGATATTATTATCGATGGTGGGAATTCCCATTATAAAGATTCCAAGAGAAGAGGATTAGATTTACAAGAGTTAGGAATCTTCTATCTAGATGTTGGCACAAGCGGCGGAGTAGATGGAGCTCGACATGGTGCCTGTATGATGATTGGCGGCAATAAAGGAATATTTGATAAGGTAGAAGGATTATTTAAAGATTTATGTGTGGAAAATGGTTATACGTATACCGGCGTGTCTGGAAGCGGCCATTTTCTGAAAATGGTTCATAATGGAATTGAGTATGGCATGATGCAATCCATTGCAGAAGGATTTGAATTGTTAGAGAAAAGTGAGTATGATTTTGATAATGAAGGAGTTGCAAAGGTTTGGAATAATGGCTCTGTTATTCGTTCGTGGTTAATGGAATTAGCACAAAATGCCTTTTCTAAGGATTCAAAACTGGAAGGAATCAAAGGAGTAATGCATTCCTCTGGTGAAGGCAAATGGACGCTAGAAACAGCCCTAGATTTACAAACTGCTATGCCAGTTACAGCCTTATCTTTAATGATGCGTTATCGTTCGTTAGAGGAAGATACCTTCTCTGGAAAAGTGGTTGCTTCCTTACGAAATGAGTTTGGTGGGCATAGTGTAGAATCAAAATAG